The Linepithema humile isolate Giens D197 chromosome 2, Lhum_UNIL_v1.0, whole genome shotgun sequence genome has a segment encoding these proteins:
- the Rpt2 gene encoding 26S proteasome regulatory subunit 4: MGQNQSGTGGSGGDKKDDKDKKKKYEPPIPTRVGKKKRRTKGPDAALKLPQVTPHTRCRLKLLKMERIKDYLLMEEEFIRNQERLKPQEEKNEEERSKVDDLRGTPMSVGTLEEIIDDNHAIVSTSVGSEHYVSILSFVDKDQLEPGCSVLLNHKVHAVVGVLGDDTDPMVTVMKLEKAPQETYTDIGGLDTQIQEIKESVELPLTHPEYYEEMGIKPPKGVILYGPPGTGKTLLAKAVANQTSATFLRVVGSELIQKYLGDGPKLVRELFRVAEEHAPSIVFIDEIDAVGTKRYDSNSGGEREIQRTMLELLNQLDGFDSRGDVKVVMATNRIETLDPALIRPGRIDRKIEFPLPDEKTKRRIFNIHTSRMTLAPDVNLAELIMAKDDLSGADIKAICTEAGLMALRERRMKVTSDDFKKSKESVLYRKKEGSPEGLYL; encoded by the exons ATG GGTCAAAACCAATCCGGTACTGGTGGTAGTGGAGGTGACAAGAAGGATGACAAagacaaaaagaagaaatatgaaCCACCAATTCCCACAAGAGTGGGTAAAAAGAAGAGGCGTACTAAAGGACCTGATGCAGCTTTAAAACTGCCTCAAGTGACTCCTCATACACGTTGTAGATTAAAGCTTCTAAAAATGGAGCGCATAAAGGATTATCTGTTAATGGAGGAAGAGTTTATCAGGAACCAGGAACGCTTGAAGCCGCAAGAGGAAAAGAATGAGGAAGAGAGATCGAAAGTGGACGATCTACGTGGAACACCGATGTCTGTTGGGACATTGGAAGAAATAATCGATGATAATCATGCAATAGTGTCGACCTCGGTCGGCTCTGAGCATTACGTGTCTATCttgtcatttgtagacaaAGATCAATTAGAACCTGGTTGCTCTGTACTGTTAAATCATAAGGTTCATGCAGTTGTTGGTGTCTTAGGAGATGATACGGATCCTATGGTTACAGTGATGAAGTTGGAAAAGGCTCCTCAAGAAACTTATACTGATATTGGAG GCCTTGACACTCAAATTCAGGAAATCAAGGAATCTGTAGAGCTGCCATTAACCCATCCGGAATATTACGAGGAAATGGGTATTAAGCCTCCAAAGGGTGTGATACTTTATGGACCACCTGGCACTGGAAAGACACTGCTAGCCAAAGCTGTGGCCAATCAGACATCAGCTACATTTTTGAGAGTTGTTGGTTCTGAATTGATACAAAAGTATCTCGGGGATGGTCCTAAGCTTGTGAGAGAACTCTTCCGAGTTGCCGAAGAGCATGCCCCTTCCATTGTCTTTATAGACGAGATTGATGCAGTAGGAACAAAGAGATACGATAGCAATAGCGGTGGTGAGAGGGAAATTCAAAGAACCATGTTGGAATTACTTAATCAACTTGACG gTTTTGACAGTAGAGGCGATGTGAAAGTAGTTATGGCTACCAATAGAATAGAAACCTTGGACCCTGCCTTAATCAGACCCGGCCGTATTGATAGGAAAATAGAATTCCCACTACCAGATGAGAAAACtaaaagaagaattttcaatattcacaCGAGCAGAATGACTTTGGCGCCTGACGTAAATCTTGCAGAGTTAATCATGGCAAAGGACGATCTTTCTGGTGCAGATATCAAG gCAATATGTACCGAAGCTGGTTTAATGGCTTTACGTGAACGGCGTATGAAAGTTACTAGCGACGATTTCAAGAAATCAAAGGAAAGCGTATTGTATCGGAAGAAGGAAGGATCTCCTgaaggattatatttataa
- the LOC105676017 gene encoding fatty acid synthase-like has protein sequence MSVQYEDDDIVITGISGRLPESSNIEEFKENLMKGMDMVSEDDRRWSADMYNDVSNRFGKIKDIESFDASFFEILDYQARVTDPQLRMLLEVTFEAIVDAGINPITIKGSRTGVFVGVSSSEACEFWTETPDRVNGFGLLGCCRSMLANRISFAFGFIGPSYALDAACSSSLFALHQAVASIRAGECDAAIVAGLNLILQPLYSLHLKYLNVLSKDGKCKVFDSAADGYVRAEAVVAIYLQKLKDARRVYATIVHTKTNTDGYKLGNIAAPNGVMQKKLLDEIYSEAGIDFADVAYIEAHGTGTKVGDVEEIKSIDEMFCQNRKTPLLIGSVKSNMGHAEAASGLCSVIKVLIAMETGVIPANLHFNTPNPKIPALSEGRLKVVDKHKQWNGGLVGINAFGFGGNNVHVILRSNPKSKLSPVLDVLELPALLVVSGRTEEAVNVLLDNAKQHKNDNEFISLLRAVYSNDIPGHTVRGYEILSCDNTRELFEMENMKRPIWFIFPGMGSQWPGMGRELLRMKTFRCSMKRCADALKPHGIDLMNIIINGTKETYENVIYSSVSIVAIQIALVDVLTSIGIQPNGLIGHSFGELCCAYCDDEEFTLEQTVLAAYYRSKTIADSKLEPGAMAVVGLSWEEAKETCPSDITPACHNSKDLITISGRVESVQTFVEELKSKNIFAKIINSSGVAFHSKYIASIKSQLLASFDKVITKPNQRSSKWISSSIPKDAWDCPLARLNSSDYHVNNMLSPVLFQEAIVHIPNNAITIEIAPHRLLRAILCKSLPPTATNISLQKRNHSDNSAFLLSEIGKLYIAGAQPNISKLYSPVNFPVARGTPMVGHLIRWYHYIKWDVPIYKQISKKLEKCIEIDLSKKNYNSTGHRINGEIIYPQTTCLFLVWEIFASLQNKEFYQLPVTFEHIRFQQVIFMSKKKSIKLTINIAKDTFEIWEDNLDMRRYIANGYIYANRYAYPMKDEDPTCLPNPFADNSSFMLSHADIYKELSLRGHEYSSDFRNIESCDSHAIIGKLYWFHDYIPFINNIVQFSMLSGSRKPQYISYIQQILIDPDQHKQILKITKQFPRKRNDCLIPVLPIYRNEHIIKSGGIEIKGLKTSTPWWQKPQANLKYEQYAFVPYEHEFDTNKVANRYKDTLTIMCQIVCENVTTFNIKIVEVAGERAEESLLAPLVFNILRDEPLITFDMQVAVSSGTYTKTNLSLMNIDIVVRDANNTPPAKNAHLVIAANVLSNQSHIVLNNLINALNPEGFILLEETAKQRQLLDISHYANIVLVAKHIDPLEKTYILLKKREERKEPLTIHITQYDTNDIKYWLEELKFKLKMCKKHQEVLLICQGEEIGGFIGLAKCIRKEYHSVKTRYVFDQCNFHYDISDMFYEEQLDKGLIINVYKNESWGSYRHLRLDTVRIMTVAEHAYVGTVVKDNLRKLEWIESPLKYHKPDQLSDNKFLCMVYYAAINKKDVSLENGKMSPQDVLLADVVETAVRDDRTLEFSGRDMVQHDRYMGITGALATTVLADSSFLWKVPDKWTLEEAATIPIAYVTSYYALFVRGELKPGESILIHNGVDHISQAAIIIALYAGCTIFTTVHTQAQRQYIKDVFPNLTDKFIGDIQNSFEQLIVTETQGRGVDVVLNSLPKEKLQATIRCLSNGGRFLDLVDNEDNAFLSAPMKNITFHFVNRCIDLLHKNCAEKEKVVKLVQEGIDDNVVCPLPRVVFSKYDLEKAFSYQTDESDLFGKVLLKIQNEEPTREDVLLPRERTRAMRRIYMDPNKSYVLVGGLGGFGLELADWLITRGAKYIVLVSRSGIRTIYQTWYVQRWIENGVKIVISTKDVTTASGATSMIEESWQLAPIGGIFNLAAVLRDKAVMNLKESDFKAVMSPKIDITRNLDMVPDHYYSQLDYFVAFSSMTAGRGNAGQCNYGFANAAMERLIEKRSALNKPGLVIQWCAVADVGLIIDNKGNNDTIIAGTVPQRMWSCLKTLEYFLQIQPSCPVLSSVIIAEKRKSANNKEVGLVETVIAILGIRDVVNPDECLNTLGMDSVTEIEVKQVLENYNIVLSVLEIRALTISKLHDLALQYSSSNQEDRITKLRQEIAAHYSKLRLLPDLHIS, from the exons CTTTGCATTTGGCTTTATCGGACCCAGTTATGCATTAGACGCGGCTTGTTCCTCGTCCTTGTTCGCTTTGCATCAGGCAGTCGCTTCGATACGCGCCGGAGAATGCGATGCCGCTATTGTCGCTGGTTTGAATCTCATACTGCAACCGCTGTACTCTCttcatttgaaatatttaaatgtactGTCGAAAGATGGTAAGTGCAAAGTGTTCGACAGCGCGGCTGATGGTTACGTGAGAGCTGAAGCAGTGGTAGCGATATATTTGCAGAAATTGAAAGACGCACGCAGAGTATATGCCACAATAGTTCACACAAAAACGAATACGGATGGTTACAAGTTGGGGAACATCGCGGCCCCCAACGGTGTAATGCAGAAGAAATTGTTAGACGAGATATACAGCGAAGCGGGGATTGATTTTGCAGATGTGGCTTATATAGAAGCCCATGGCACCGGCACTAAAGTCGGCGATGTAGAAGAAATCAAATCGATCGACGAAATGTTCTGCCAAAACAGGAAGACTCCACTATTAATTGGCTCCGTAAAATCCAACATGGGTCATGCGGAAGCCGCCAGCGGATTGTGCTCAGTTATTAAAGTGTTGATCGCGATGGAAACAGGCGTGATCCCCGCAAACTTGCACTTCAATACCCCAAACCCGAAAATTCCAGCGTTGAGCGAAGGACGTTTGAAAGTGGTTGATAAGCACAAGCAATGGAACGGCGGTTTAGTCGGTATAAATGCATTTGGCTTTGGCGGAAATAACGTACACGTCATTCTTCGCAGTAATCCGAAGTCAAAGTTGTCGCCAGTACTAGATGTTCTTGAACTGCCCGCGTTACTCGTCGTGTCGGGTCGTACGGAGGAAGCTGTGAATGTGTTACTGGACAACGCAAAGCagcataaaaatgataatgagTTTATCTCGTTATTACGTGCTGTGTATAGCAATGACATACCGGGACACACAGTCCGCGGCTACGAAATACTGAGCTGCGACAATACCCGTGAATTGTTCGAAATGGAGAATATGAAACGTCCCATCTGGTTTATATTTCCCGGCATGGGTTCACAATGGCCGGGCATGGGTCGCGAATTGCTCAGAATGAAAACCTTCCGATGTAGTATGAAACGATGCGCGGATGCATTGAAGCCTCACGGCATCGATCTCATGAATATCATTATAAACGGCACGAAAGAGACGTACGAGAACGTAATTTATTCTTCCGTGTCGATTGTAGCTATCCAAATTGCTCTCGTTGACGTGTTGACGTCAATAGGGATCCAGCCGAACGGCCTGATCGGACATTCTTTCGGAGAACTCTGTTGTGCATACTGCGATGATGAAGAATTCACGCTGGAGCAAACTGTCTTAGCGGCGTACTACAGAAGCAAGACAATCGCAGATTCCAAATTGGAGCCAGGCGCTATGGCGGTAGTTGGTTTGAGTTGGGAGGAAGCTAAGGAGACATGCCCTTCTGACATCACCCCAGCCTGTCACAATTCTAAAGATTTAATCACGATTTCCGGCCGAGTCGAGTCTGTACAAACATTCGTAGAAGAATTGAAGAGCAAGAACATTTTTGccaaaataattaacagttCCGGCGTCGCTTTTCACAGCAAATACATCGCCTCGATCAAATCTCAATTGCTCGCCTCGTTCGACAAGGTTATAACAAAACCAAACCAAAGATCGTCCAAATGGATTTCTAGTTCAATACCCAAAGACGCGTGGGACTGTCCACTCGCTCGATTAAACTCATCAGATTATCAcgtaaataatatgttatcgCCTGTGCTTTTTCAGGAGGCGATCGTGCACATCCCAAATAACGCAATAACAATCGAGATTGCGCCGCATCGCTTGTTACGAGCAATCCTTTGCAAATCGCTGCCACCAACGGCAACTAATATCAGTCTACAAAAGCGAAATCACTCAGACAACTCTGCTTTTCTACTGTCCGAAATAGGTAAGCTGTACATTGCCGGTGCGCAACCTAATATCTCGAAATTGTACAGCCCGGTGAACTTTCCCGTCGCTCGCGGAACACCGATGGTCGGTCATCTGATCAGATGGTATCATTACATAAAGTGGGATGTGCCCATATATAAGCAGATATCGAAAAAGTTGGAAAAATGCATCGAAATAGATTTGTCGAAGAAGAACTACAATTCAACGGGACACAGGATAAAcggagaaattatttatccgCAAACCACTTGTCTTTTTTTGGTCTGGGAAATTTTTGCATCGCTACAAAATAAAGAGTTTTACCAATTGCCTGTGACCTTTGAGCACATACGGTTTCAACAAGTCATTTTTATGTCAAAGAAGAAATCGATTAAGTTGACGATAAACATTGCAAAGGATACTTTCGAGATTTGGGAAGATAACCTGGATATGCGTAGATATATCGCAAACGGATACATCTACGCAAACCGATACGCATATCCTATGAAAGATGAAGATCCAACGTGTCTGCCAAATCCATTTGCCGATAACAGCAGCTTCATGTTAAGCCATGCGGATATTTACAAGGAATTAAGTTTACGCGGACATGAATACAGCAGTGATTTCCGTAACATAGAGTCTTGCGACAGTCACGCTATTATCGGTAAACTTTATTGGTTTCATGACTATATACcgttcattaataatatagttcAATTTAGCATGTTAAGTGGCAGCCGCAAACCGCAGTATATATCGTACATTCAGCAGATCTTAATTGATCCTGACCAACACAAACAAATActcaaaattacaaaacaattcccaagaaaaagaaacgacTGCTTGATACCGGTTTTGCCGATATATCGTAACGAACACATAATCAAATCAGGCGGCATTGAGATTAAAGGATTGAAAACTTCAACACCTTGGTGGCAGAAGCCTCAAGCCAATCTTAAATATGAACAATATGCTTTCGTGCCCTACGAACATGAGTTTGATACAAATAAGGTTGCGAACAGATACAAAGATACACTTACCATAATGTGTCAAATCGTATGCGAAAATGTAACAacgttcaatattaaaattgtagaagTCGCAGGTGAACGAGCTGAAGAATCACTTTTAGCACCGCTTGTATTCAACATACTTCGTGATGAACCCTTGATTACC TTCGATATGCAAGTGGCTGTTTCATCTGGCACTTACACAAAGACGAATCTCAGCCTGATGAACATTGATATTGTGGTACGCGATGCCAACAACACACCCCCCGCTAAAAATGCGCATCTCGTTATAGCAGCGAATGTTTTATCAAACCAATCTCACATCGTTCTCAATAACTTGATAAATGCTTTAAACCCCGAGggttttattcttttagaaGAAACTGCCAAGCAACGACAATTACTAGACATATCGCATTATGCAAATATAGTATTAGTCGCAAAACATATCGATCCCTTAGAAaagacatatatattattgaagaaaCGAGAGGAAAGGAAAGAACCGTTAACTATACATATAACACAATATGAcacaaatgatataaaatattggttGGAAGAGTTGAAATTCAAATTGAAGATGTGTAAAAAACATCAAGAGGTACTTCTTATATGCCAAGGCGAAGAAATAGGTG GTTTCATCGGATTAGCGAAATGCATACGGAAAGAATATCACAGTGTGAAAACGCGCTACGTCTTCGATCAGTGTAATTTCCATTACGATATATCTGACATGTTTTACGAAGAACAATTAGACAAGGGATTGATAATcaatgtgtataaaaatgaaagttgGGGCAGCTATCGACACTTACGATTAGATACCGTGCGCATCATGACGGTCGCGGAACACGCCTATGTCGGCACTGTGGTGAAAGATAATCTACGCAAATTGGAATGGATTGAGAGTCCATTAAAGTATCACAAACCCGATCAACTTTCGGACAACAAGTTCCTCTGCATGGTGTACTACGCGGCGATTAATAAGAA GGATGTATCGTTAGAAAATGGCAAGATGTCACCGCAAGATGTCTTGTTGGCAGACGTCGTAGAAACAGCTGTGCGCGACGACCGTACGCTGGAGTTTTCTGGAAGAGACATGGTTCAGCATGACAGATACATGGGAATAACCGGGGCACTGGCGACCACCGTGCTGGCAGATTCGAGTTTCCTATGGAAAGTACCCGACAAGTGGACACTGGAAGAAGCGGCGACGATACCGATCGCGTATGTGACCAGCTATTACGCACTGTTTGTACGGGGCGAGCTGAAACCGGGTGAAAGTATCTTGATTCACAATGGCGTGGACCACATCAGCCAAGCCGCAATTATTATCGCTCTATACGCCGGTTGCACAATTTTCACCACTGTTCACACGCAAGCGCAAAGACAATATATCAAAGACGTCTTTCCGAATTTGACCGACAAGTTCATCGGCGATATTCAAAATAGTTTCGAGCAATTGATCGTTACAGAGACGCAGGGACGCGGAGTTGACGTGGTGCTGAACTCCCTGCCGAAAGAGAAGCTACAAGCCACCATACGATGCCTCTCAAACGGCGGTCGTTTTCTCGATTTAGTGGACAACGAGGACAACGCATTTCTATCAGCGcccatgaaaaatataacctTTCACTTTGTAAACCGCTGTATAGATTTGTTACACAAAAATTGCGCGGAAAAGGAAAAAGTGGTGAAGCTCGTCCAGGAAGGAATCGATGACAACGTCGTGTGTCCTTTGCCGAGGGTTGTGTTTTCAAAGTACGATCTCGAGAAGGCATTCAGTTACCAGACAGATGAAAGCGATCTGTTTGGAAAAGTGCTACTGAAAATCCAAAACGAGGAGCCAACGAGGGAGGATGTGCTACTACCGCGCGAAAGAACTCGTGCCATGCGACGCATTTACATGGATCCGAACAAATCGTACGTACTAGTGGGTGGTCTCGGCGGGTTCGGTTTAGAATTAGCCGACTGGTTGATCACCCGCGGTGCAAAGTACATCGTTCTTGTGTCTCGTTCGGGCATACGCACCATTTATCAGACATGGTACGTGCAACGCTGGATCGAAAACGGCGTTAAAATCGTCATTTCCACGAAGGATGTTACAACAGCATCCGGTGCCACAAGCATGATCGAGGAAAGCTGGCAGCTAGCTCCAATAGGAGGTATATTCAATCTGGCAGCCGTTCTGCGTGATAAGGCTGTTATGAATTTAAAAGAGAGCGACTTCAAAGCAGTGATGTCGCCGAAAATCGATATAACGAGAAATTTAGATATGGTGCCGGATCATTATTACTCACAATTGGATTACTTCGTCGCATTTTCATCCATGACGGCCGGCCGGGGTAATGCGGGTCAATGTAATTATGGTTTTGCAAATGCTGCTATGGAGAGATTGATAGAGAAAAGAAGTGCGTTGAATAAACCTGGTCTCGTTATTCAATGGTGTGCTGTCGCAGACGTCGGCTTAATTATAg ataataaagGAAATAACGATACCATTATAGCTGGTACAGTACCGCAACGCATGTGGAGCTGCCTTAAAACTTTGGAATACTTTCTTCAGATTCAGCCTTCTTGTCCCGTGTTATCTTCAGTTATAATAGCCGAGAAACGCAAATCTGCAAACAACAAGGAAGTCGGACTTGTAGAAACTGTTATTGCTATACTAGGCATTAGAGATGTGGTGAATCCCGACGAATGCCTGAATACTTTAGGTATGGATTCGGTGACGGAAATTGAAGTAAAGCAGGTGCTCGAGAATTATAACATTGTATTGTCGGTTCTTGAAATCCGTGCGCTAACAATCTCGAAATTGCACGATCTAGCCTTGCAGTATTCTTCTTCCAATCAGGAAGATCGTATCACAAAACTGAGACAAGAGATAGCGGCTCACTATTCTAAGCTACGATTATTGCCGGATCTACACATAAGTTAG
- the LOC105675992 gene encoding 18S rRNA aminocarboxypropyltransferase, with product MPGRRRKNKHLLMQRRPRHVLGKEEMYHQKRDRESEETDKENEETEPANEWPLQFPVAMWDLEQCDPKKCTGRKLLRHNLIKILRLGTRFSGLCLTPAGSKCVTPMDREIVQQYGCAVVDCSWFQLDKTPFNKIRTSHPRILPFLVAANPKNFGKPCELSCMEAIAATLIITGFPDEAKLYLEKFRWGDSFLKMNGELLEKYACCTSVQEIVAVQDAFIQNAWQERIDRLALPDFPQTDTESEEEKEEEKEEEKEEEKEEEKEEEKEEEKEEEKDNTVSDVTKKLDNATI from the exons ATGCCAGGACGTAGGCGAAAGAACAAGCATTTATTGATGCAAAGGAGGCCGCGGCATGTTCTCGGCAAGGAGGAGATGTACCATCAAAAGCGGGACAGAGAGTCGGAGGAAACGGACAAAGAAAACGAGGAGACAG AACCCGCGAATGAATGGCCGTTGCAGTTCCCCGTGGCAATGTGGGATCTGGAGCAATGCGATCCCAAGAAGTGCACTGGCAGGAAGTTGCTGCGGCACAACTTGATAAAGATACTGCGACTGGGCACGCGATTTTCGGGACTATGCCTGACCCCGGCTGGAAGCAAG TGCGTGACCCCGATGGACCGCGAGATCGTGCAGCAGTACGGTTGTGCAGTTGTGGATTGCAGTTGGTTTCAGCTGGACAAGACTCCCTTCAACAAAATAAGAACATCGCATCCACGTATACTGCCGTTCCTGGTCGCTGCCAATCCAAAGAATTTCGGGAAACCCTGTGAATTGAGTTGCATGGAGGCTATAGCAGCTACTTTAATCATAACAGGATTCCCGGACGAAGCCAAGCTTTATCTTGAAAAGTTTCGGTGGGGAGACTCGTTCTTAAAAATGAACGGCGAACTGCTGGAAAAGTACGCATGTTGCACAAGTGTTCAAGAAATTGTAGCAGTACAAGATGCATTTATACAAAATGCCTGGCAAGAGAGAATAGACAGGCTTG CGCTTCCTGATTTTCCACAAACTGATACTGAAtctgaagaagaaaaagaggaagaaaaggaggaagaaaaggaggaagaaaaggaggaagaaaaagaggaagaaaaagaggaagaaaaagaggaagaaaaagacaaTACAGTTTCAGATGTAACTAAGAAACTAGACAATGCAACAATATGA
- the LOC105676001 gene encoding dihydrolipoyllysine-residue succinyltransferase component of 2-oxoglutarate dehydrogenase complex, mitochondrial: MYASPRMAAMLSNCSRFAPRMITRGNVLRAKVARSLYSQGRPVIIYAEHVPNAKTPLCRKYKANYYWINQARHIHSTSSLWEIKEVVVPAFAESVSEGDVRWERKVGDQVKEDDVLCEIETDKTSVPVPSPGPGVIKEIFAQDGDTVKPGQKLCTIDIGATGGAAAAPAAEKPKPAAAAAPPPPPPPPPPPSDSAATPAPPPPKPAAPIPPPAARPPPPQKPTASMPVAAIKHAQSLEGAKVQLPPADYTREIIGTRTEQRVKMNRMRLRIAERLKDAQNTNAMLTTFNEIDMSRIIEFRKTHQEAFTKKYGLKFGFMSPFVVASAYALKDQPVVNAVIDGTDIVYRDYVDISVAVATPKGLVVPVLRSVENKNFAEIEIALAALGDKARKGKISVEDMDGGTFTISNGGVFGSLLGTPIINPPQSAILGMHGVFDRPIAVKGEVVIRPMMYVALTYDHRLIDGREAVMFLRKIKDAVEDPRIILAGL, from the exons ATGTACGCTTCCCCGAGGATGGCCGCGATGCTGTCCAACTGTTCGCGGTTCGCGCCTCGTATGATCACGCGGGGAAATGTGTTACGGGCCAAG GTCGCGAGATCGTTATATAGTCAAG GGCGTCCTGTAATAATCTATGCCGAACATGTGCCCAATGCTAAAACTCCATT ATGTAGGAAATATAAGGCAAATTATTATTGGATAAATCAAGCGAGACATATACATTCAACTTCATCACTAT GGGAGATCAAGGAAGTTGTAGTCCCTGCATTTGCGGAAAGTGTAAGCGAGGGCGATGTGAGGTGGGAGAGGAAAGTCGGCGACCAAGTTAAGGAAGATGATGTTCTTTGTGAGATTGAAACCGATAAA ACTTCGGTTCCTGTCCCCTCGCCCGGACCTGGCGTTATTAAGGAGATTTTCGCTCAGGATGGAGACACGGTGAAGCCAGGACAAAAATTATGCACCATCGATATCGGTGCGACCGGCGGAGCTGCGGCCGCACCTGCGGCGGAAAAACCGAAACCTGCTGCTGCGGCCGCGCCGCCTCCTCCACCGCctccgccaccgccgccatcTGATAGTGCAGCGACTCCTGCACCGCCGCCACCAAAACCCGCGGCGCCTATTCCGCCTCCCGCTGCACGGCCACCACCGCCGCAAAAGCCCACTGCATCGATGCCGGTTGCAGCTATCAAACACGCGCAG TCGCTGGAAGGCGCAAAGGTTCAACTACCTCCCGCCGATTACACACGTGAGATTATCGGCACCAGGACGGAGCAGCGAGTAAAGATGAACAGGATGCGTCTGCGTATCGCGGAACGTTTGAAGGACGCACAGAACACGAATGCTATGTTAACTACGTTCAACGAAATCGATATGAG TCGCATTATTGAGTTCCGAAAAACACATCAAGAAGCATTCACGAAAAAGTACGGTCTGAAATTCGGGTTCATGAGTCCGTTTGTCGTGGCCAGCGCGTACGCGCTGAAGGACCAACCCGTGGTGAACGCCGTGATAGATGGCACCGATATAGTATACAGAGATTACGTAGATATTAGCGTGGCGGTTGCGACGCCGAAGGGACTTGTCGTGCCGGTGCTTCGCAGCGTGGAGAATAAGAACTTCGCCGAAATTGAGATCGCTCTTGCAGCTCTGGGCGATAAGGCCAGAAAAGGGAAGATCTCCGTCGAGGACATGGACGGCGGCACGTTCACGATAAGCAACGGCGGCGTTTTCGGCTCGCTTTTGGGAACTCCTATCATTAATCCGCCGCAGAGCGCGATTCTCGGTATGCACGGTGTCTTCGACAGACCGATCGCCGTTAAGGGAGAG gttGTCATTCGACCAATGATGTACGTAGCTCTGACGTACGATCACCGGCTGATTGACGGACGTGAGGCTGTGATGTTCCTGAGGAAGATCAAAGATGCCGTAGAGGATCCTAGAATTATATTGGCTGGCCTTTAA
- the LOC105676002 gene encoding uncharacterized protein — MSEKLGGIATFTKEEYDNCQKSLLSRKEWPGLNINAASKVTLNIPMLIMELHRLVPYKEGRYVQFHPFNMPYIKIRKIEVVGIVTKVKRNVNNLFLTIEDGTGVIQINYKLEQYMSLLEQRKEIDEKYRNQAGNLKRSETEVKNCPKKFPKTRPEFTYPSNSRLQDIAVLENKWWLETNGGLLGKEIEPFDYVYVIGYPCLDVRFQKIPEQITTEFIEHARLTVFALSVTCLSEEAYNKKLSTWISTTIRQRYQELEKK; from the exons ATGTCTGAAAAATTAGGAGGTATTGCTACTTTTACCAAAGAGGAATATGACAATTGTCAAAAATCTCTCTTGTCAAGGAAGGAGTGGCCTGGTCTCAATATTAATGCTG CCTCAAAAGTGACATTAAATATACCAATGCTCATTATGGAATTACATCGATTAGTACCTTATAAGGAAGGGCGCTACGTACAGTTTCACCCATTCAATATGCCATATATCAAGATACGTAAGATTGAAGTAGTTGGAATCGTTACAAAAGTCAAGCGTAATGTCAACAATTTGTTTCTGACAA TTGAAGATGGAACAGGAGTAATTCAGATCAATTATAAACTGGAGCAATATATGTCTCTATTAGAACAACGTAAGGAGATTGATGAGAAGTATAGAAACCAAGCTGGAAATTTAAAGAGAAGTGAAACAGAAGTTAAAAATTGTCCAAAGAAGTTTCCTAAAACACGTCCAGAATTCACTTATCCATCTAATTCGCGTCTGCAAGATATAGCT gtCTTGGAGAATAAATGGTGGTTGGAGACAAACGGTGGCTTATTAGGTAAAGAAATTGAACCCTTTGATTATGTATATGTCATTGGATATCCCTGTCTTGACGTAAGATTCCAAAAGATACCAGAACAAATTACAACAGAATTTATTGAGCATGCAAGATTAACTGTGTTTGCGTTATCTGTCACATGTCTCTCAGAAGAGGCATACAACAAAAAGTTATCAACATGGATAAGCACCACTATTCGCCAAAGATATCAAGAGCTAGAGAAGAAGTAA